The nucleotide window GGAAGCCGTCATCAACGCTGCCGCCCTTGTTCTGAATTCTTCCGGCAGCAGTCGGGACTTGCGCGCAATCAGGTCAAAAAAAGCATAGCTGGCCTCCTGGCTGGCGGCAATATTGTTTCCGTTGCAGTTCACAAGTTCATGATGTGCGCTGAACGATGAATTGCCGATCCTGCTGATCCCGCTTCTGACAAAAAACAGATCCCCTGCCCTCAGTTCCGCAACAAACCTGGTCGTCAACTCCAGATCGACAAACCCGGTCTCGCGATCAATCGGCAGGCCGCAGGCGTGAGCGAGATGATAACTGGCATCATCAAAAATTGCAGCATAGTGCCGTGTTGTCAGATGTCCCATGATGTCACACAGATTGGGATGGACAACGCCTCTGTTGGTTTCGATCATACCCATCCCTCGAGGTTTACCACCTTCTTTCTGTACAGGTAATAGATAATACCGGCCGCCAGATAGGCGCCCCCGGCCACGATCCTGACCTGGCTGCCCTCAAATACAAAATACAGAAACAGGGTGGATACAACAATGATGCCGATCCCGCCAACAAGCAACCCGATCCGGCCGAGCTTAAAATCAGCCTGACCATATTCCTGCGGTGCCTTTTTAAACACCCGAAGAAGTGCTACGCCGATAATGACCTGATACAGCAGGGTCACGCCGGACACCCAGACAGCATATTCCATAACTGTCTGCCCAAGCATAAGCGCGATGATGGAAAAGAAGACAACCAGGATTACGCTGTTATGGGCCTTGCTCTCTCCACCGTTACCGTCGCGTAATTTTTCAGAAAACACACCGGCCTCGGCAAGGGCAATAATATCCCTTGAAGCAACCAGAATAAGGGCATTGACCGAAGTGGCCGCTGCCCCCACAGCAGCAATTGCAACAAAGAACCCGCCCCATTCACCGAAAATTATCTCCGCCAGATGACTGACCGGCGCCTGCAAAGTGGCAAGTGTCTGCCAGGGAATTGACCCCACCAGTGCAAGCGAAAGGCAGATATATGTAATCAGGACCACAATAAAGCTGAGGGCAAGGCCCAGTGGAATGGTACGCGCCGGCCTGCGGATTTCACCGGCAAGCTCCATGACAACCATAAAACCGCCATAGGAGAAAAAGGCCGGAACCACAGCCTGCATCACCGGTTTCATCCCCAGGGGAATGAAAGGCGTGATATTTTCAGCCTTGACCGCCGCCATGCCGCCAACCGAAACCGCCACAAGTGCGACCATGAAAACCAGAACCAGCAAGGTCTGAAGATTCACAAGGTTCCGTGCGCCGCCCAGGTTAATGATCCCGAAAAACAGGACCACACCATAGGCGGCGACTGTGTGGTTTACGGCAGGAAAAAGTCGTACGAAATAGTCGGCAAAACCGTTGGCGATTAATGCAACGGCCAAAACGTAAACGGCCAGCATCAACCAGATGGTCACAAACCCGCCCATAGGAGACACCAGCCTGGCGATGGCCACATAACCGGCGCCGGTTTTGGGAAAGATACTGCCCAGCTGGGCCGCCACAACACAGGAAAAGACCGCGATGATAGCTGCCAGCCCATAGGACAAAATCACTGCCGGGCCGGTCGCGCCGGCCAGTTGCCCCGGGAGCACGAAGATCGACGCCCCGATAACATATCCTACGACAGTAACAACAACTGCTGTAAGGCCGAGTTCCCGTTTCATGCTATTCGCCCGGTTTCAGATAACTGCCGTACCAGTCCAGATTCCGGTTCATTCGGTCTTCCAGATAACTTGGCACTACAATACCGTGATGTTGGCCCGGATAGAGTACAAAGCGGGTATCGATTCCGGTGGAACGTAAAGCCTGATACATCTGTTCTGACCCCAGGCAGGGAACATTAAAGTCCAGCTCCGAACACTGATACAGGGTCGGGGTTTTGATCCGGTCCGCATTCAGGAAAGGAAAACTTACCCGTTTGTAAGCCTCAAAATTCTTCCAGGGCGTACCGATCTCCAGTTCATACTCCCGACTATATTGGTCATGTCCGTATGTGCCCAGCATATTGGCTGTGCCGGCGCCGCTGACCGCTGCCTTGAACAGGGTGTCCGTGGCAATCACATAGTTGGTCAGCATGCCGCCGTAACTCCAGCCGCCAACCCCGAGACGCTCCCGGTCGACAATGCCTTTCTCTGCCAGATAATTCGCCCCGGCCAGAATATCCCGGGAATCCACATTCCCCCAGTCTGCATATATGGCCCTGGAAAACTCAAAGCCCTTGCCTGAGGATCCCCGCGGATTG belongs to Emcibacter sp. and includes:
- a CDS encoding acyl-CoA thioesterase, coding for MIETNRGVVHPNLCDIMGHLTTRHYAAIFDDASYHLAHACGLPIDRETGFVDLELTTRFVAELRAGDLFFVRSGISRIGNSSFSAHHELVNCNGNNIAASQEASYAFFDLIARKSRLLPEEFRTRAAALMTASGDQSNS
- a CDS encoding APC family permease is translated as MKRELGLTAVVVTVVGYVIGASIFVLPGQLAGATGPAVILSYGLAAIIAVFSCVVAAQLGSIFPKTGAGYVAIARLVSPMGGFVTIWLMLAVYVLAVALIANGFADYFVRLFPAVNHTVAAYGVVLFFGIINLGGARNLVNLQTLLVLVFMVALVAVSVGGMAAVKAENITPFIPLGMKPVMQAVVPAFFSYGGFMVVMELAGEIRRPARTIPLGLALSFIVVLITYICLSLALVGSIPWQTLATLQAPVSHLAEIIFGEWGGFFVAIAAVGAAATSVNALILVASRDIIALAEAGVFSEKLRDGNGGESKAHNSVILVVFFSIIALMLGQTVMEYAVWVSGVTLLYQVIIGVALLRVFKKAPQEYGQADFKLGRIGLLVGGIGIIVVSTLFLYFVFEGSQVRIVAGGAYLAAGIIYYLYRKKVVNLEGWV